The following proteins are encoded in a genomic region of Blastococcus colisei:
- a CDS encoding LytR C-terminal domain-containing protein, whose protein sequence is MPAAPAAGLRGDLLERPARVQPAPAPARPSRSWPDAEPSLSSTGPSGLRSTGPSGLRSSGRLPRVPSQTTASGSSSPAYGDWTKPSRDSVVAADPEVYDDAPVASAPGTTAIPERSVRRRSEDADVVDSLDDAPTPVRGHGTGPVGGRAAMRAERQAADAARRKAEGRKGSAVAVLEEDEPRKPRRVLTGLLAMTVVALAVLGVYTFVSPETQETAAQTPATPSASAPALPDVDSLPALPTDPIEVDPVVATPVRVPVTVLNSTDINGLAAKVAATIAGGGWETPAVGAYLADDVAASTVFFTEGDENQRQAALQLVEMFPLLQGPTPRFFELPADVQAPALVVVTTGDWQP, encoded by the coding sequence GTGCCCGCGGCTCCCGCCGCCGGCCTGCGCGGCGACCTGCTCGAGCGCCCCGCTCGCGTGCAGCCCGCCCCGGCGCCCGCGCGGCCCAGCCGCAGCTGGCCCGACGCCGAGCCGTCCCTCAGCTCCACCGGCCCGTCCGGTCTGCGGTCCACCGGGCCCTCCGGACTGCGGTCCTCCGGCCGGCTTCCCCGGGTGCCGTCGCAGACCACGGCGTCCGGCTCGTCCTCGCCCGCCTACGGCGACTGGACCAAGCCCTCCCGTGACAGCGTGGTCGCCGCGGACCCCGAGGTCTACGACGATGCGCCCGTCGCGAGCGCGCCCGGCACCACCGCGATCCCCGAACGGTCGGTCCGCCGTCGCTCGGAGGACGCTGACGTCGTCGATTCCCTCGACGACGCGCCGACGCCCGTCCGCGGGCACGGCACCGGCCCGGTCGGGGGCCGCGCGGCGATGCGGGCCGAGCGCCAGGCGGCCGACGCCGCCCGACGCAAGGCAGAAGGCCGCAAGGGGTCGGCCGTCGCCGTCCTCGAGGAGGACGAGCCCCGCAAGCCCCGCCGGGTGCTCACGGGCCTGCTGGCCATGACCGTGGTGGCGCTGGCGGTGCTCGGCGTCTACACCTTCGTGTCTCCCGAGACCCAGGAGACGGCAGCGCAGACGCCCGCGACCCCGAGCGCCTCGGCCCCCGCCCTCCCCGACGTCGACTCGCTGCCGGCCCTGCCCACCGACCCGATCGAGGTCGACCCGGTCGTCGCCACGCCGGTGCGCGTGCCGGTCACGGTGCTGAACTCGACCGACATCAACGGCCTGGCCGCCAAGGTCGCGGCGACCATCGCCGGTGGCGGGTGGGAGACCCCCGCCGTCGGCGCCTACCTGGCCGACGACGTGGCCGCCAGCACGGTGTTCTTCACCGAGGGCGACGAGAACCAGCGGCAGGCCGCCCTGCAGCTGGTCGAGATGTTCCCGCTGCTCCAGGGCCCCACGCCGCGTTTCTTCGAGCTCCCGGCCGACGTCCAGGCGCCGGCTCTCGTCGTCGTCACGACGGGCGACTGGCAGCCCTGA
- a CDS encoding DUF3263 domain-containing protein — protein MTDDPTPVVSPHRPEGLGVVPAQVPGVGLSRKEHEMLTFERQWWRRPGAKETAIRDRFGVTPTRYYQVLNALVDRPAALAADPLLVRRLRRLRLARQRTRSSQGPVQ, from the coding sequence ATGACCGACGACCCGACCCCGGTGGTCTCCCCGCACCGGCCCGAGGGCCTGGGGGTGGTTCCTGCGCAGGTCCCGGGCGTGGGTCTGTCCCGCAAGGAGCACGAGATGCTCACCTTCGAGCGCCAGTGGTGGCGTCGTCCGGGGGCCAAGGAGACGGCGATCCGCGACCGGTTCGGAGTGACACCGACGCGCTACTACCAGGTGCTCAACGCGCTGGTCGACCGACCCGCCGCCCTGGCCGCAGACCCGCTGCTCGTCCGGCGGCTCCGCCGGCTGCGACTCGCGCGGCAACGAACACGTTCGTCCCAAGGTCCTGTGCAATGA
- the rarD gene encoding EamA family transporter RarD, which translates to MDERRLGVVSGLAAYSLWGLFPLYFPLLEPAGGLEIVAHRVLWSLLFVGVLLTVLRRWAQVRALVTDRRRSLVLLGAAVLIAANWLVFVYGVNSGHVVETSLGYFINPLVSVLLGVVVFSERLRPLQWAAVAIATVAVIVLTVDYGRPPWIALALAITFGLYGLMKKLVRTEAAPGLFVETALVAVPAAAVLGLAHSAGDGTFANAGTGHALLLVSSGVATAVPLLLFAAAARRIPLSTVGLLQYITPSMQLAIGVFVYDEPMPAARLAGFAVVWVALAVFTVDLLRHARAGSRRAAAEVIPARL; encoded by the coding sequence GTGGACGAGCGTCGCCTGGGGGTGGTCTCCGGGCTGGCCGCCTACTCGCTGTGGGGCCTGTTCCCCCTCTACTTCCCGCTGCTGGAGCCCGCCGGAGGGCTGGAGATCGTCGCCCACCGGGTGCTGTGGTCCCTGCTGTTCGTCGGGGTCCTGCTGACCGTGCTCCGCCGCTGGGCGCAGGTGCGGGCGCTGGTGACCGACCGGCGCCGGTCGCTGGTCCTCCTGGGTGCGGCCGTCCTCATCGCCGCCAACTGGCTGGTCTTCGTCTACGGCGTGAACTCCGGCCACGTGGTCGAGACCTCGCTCGGCTACTTCATCAACCCGCTGGTGAGCGTGCTGCTCGGCGTCGTCGTCTTCAGCGAACGGCTGCGCCCGCTCCAGTGGGCGGCCGTGGCCATCGCCACCGTCGCCGTCATCGTGCTGACCGTCGACTACGGGCGGCCACCGTGGATCGCGCTGGCTCTGGCGATCACGTTCGGCCTGTACGGGCTGATGAAGAAGCTGGTCCGCACCGAGGCCGCGCCCGGCCTGTTCGTGGAGACCGCGCTGGTCGCCGTGCCGGCGGCCGCGGTGCTGGGGCTGGCTCACTCCGCGGGGGACGGCACGTTCGCCAACGCGGGCACCGGGCACGCTCTCCTCCTGGTGAGCTCCGGGGTGGCCACCGCGGTCCCGCTGCTGCTGTTCGCGGCCGCCGCCCGCCGCATCCCGCTGTCGACCGTGGGGTTGCTGCAGTACATCACCCCCTCGATGCAGCTGGCGATCGGCGTCTTCGTCTACGACGAGCCCATGCCCGCCGCGCGCCTGGCCGGTTTCGCCGTCGTGTGGGTGGCCCTGGCCGTCTTCACCGTCGACCTGCTGCGACACGCCCGGGCGGGCAGCCGCCGGGCGGCGGCCGAGGTGATCCCCGCGCGCCTCTGA
- a CDS encoding CBS domain-containing protein: protein MQISQLLRHKGSEVATIDGAESVRTALARLAEKGIGALVVSSDGRRIDGIVSERDVARGLHDRGAGLLADPVSSVMTAQVHTCPPTASVHDLARTMTDKRVRHVPVVADGDLVGIVSIGDVVKARLDELEEERRQLVDYIQTP, encoded by the coding sequence GTGCAGATCAGCCAGCTGCTCCGGCACAAGGGCTCCGAGGTCGCCACCATCGACGGGGCGGAGAGCGTCCGGACCGCGCTCGCCCGGCTGGCGGAGAAGGGCATCGGCGCGCTCGTCGTGTCCTCCGACGGCCGCCGGATCGACGGCATCGTGTCCGAGCGGGACGTCGCCCGCGGGCTGCACGACCGAGGGGCGGGTCTCCTGGCCGACCCCGTGTCCAGCGTGATGACCGCACAGGTGCACACCTGTCCGCCCACCGCGAGCGTGCACGACCTCGCCCGGACCATGACCGACAAGCGCGTCCGGCACGTCCCCGTCGTCGCCGACGGCGACCTGGTCGGCATCGTCTCCATCGGCGACGTCGTCAAGGCCCGGCTCGACGAGCTGGAGGAGGAGCGCAGGCAGCTGGTCGACTACATCCAGACCCCCTGA
- a CDS encoding DUF5313 family protein has product MARQRPNPAQWVWYALGGGLPRELSPWVLADTTGPTWIWRHLARAVVQLLPLLALCLVVVPVPLAYRLSAAAGGLFLGLLFSIAFMTETIEHRVAKAGYPPGTAGRLRAERTERARVERHSPYRQGGAGSFD; this is encoded by the coding sequence ATGGCACGGCAGCGGCCCAATCCCGCGCAGTGGGTCTGGTACGCGCTCGGCGGCGGACTCCCGCGCGAGCTCTCGCCGTGGGTGCTGGCCGACACCACCGGGCCCACCTGGATCTGGCGGCACCTGGCCCGCGCGGTGGTCCAGCTGCTCCCGCTGCTCGCCCTCTGCCTGGTCGTCGTCCCCGTGCCGCTGGCCTACCGGCTGTCCGCGGCGGCGGGCGGGCTGTTCCTCGGCCTGCTGTTCTCGATCGCGTTCATGACCGAGACCATCGAGCACCGCGTCGCCAAGGCCGGGTACCCGCCGGGCACGGCGGGCCGGCTGCGCGCCGAACGGACCGAACGGGCCCGCGTGGAGCGCCACTCCCCCTACCGCCAGGGCGGCGCGGGCAGCTTCGACTGA
- a CDS encoding dodecin, whose amino-acid sequence MSDHVYRLSEIVGSSPVSVDEAIRNAIAKASETVRNIEWFEAQEIRGQVVDGGVAHFQVSVKIGFRVD is encoded by the coding sequence GTGAGCGACCACGTGTACAGGCTGAGCGAGATCGTGGGCAGCAGTCCGGTGAGCGTCGACGAGGCGATCCGGAACGCGATCGCCAAGGCGTCGGAGACCGTCCGCAACATCGAGTGGTTCGAGGCCCAGGAGATCCGGGGCCAGGTCGTGGACGGCGGGGTCGCCCACTTCCAGGTCAGCGTGAAGATCGGCTTCCGCGTCGACTGA
- a CDS encoding RNA polymerase sigma factor, with protein sequence MTALAYAEAPAIPAPRRADRADVPVVDRRHLQALAAGDDAAWQTTVRRYEGLLRSAARVVLRSDSDVDEAVQRTWVLLLRNAARINDPQCLPGWLSTTARREALAILRAQQRAVPSEDVADRVAPDDRDMATALMEEELRLALDRAVETLPETQRRIVRALLREPESYDALSQELGIPRGSLGPLRGRAVKALRAQLEPSLR encoded by the coding sequence ATGACCGCTCTGGCCTACGCCGAAGCCCCCGCGATCCCCGCCCCCCGGCGCGCCGACCGGGCCGACGTCCCGGTCGTGGACCGCCGGCACCTGCAGGCCCTCGCGGCCGGCGACGACGCGGCGTGGCAGACGACGGTCCGGCGCTACGAGGGCCTGCTGCGGTCCGCGGCGCGCGTCGTCCTGCGCAGCGACTCCGACGTCGACGAGGCCGTGCAGCGCACCTGGGTGCTGCTGCTGCGCAACGCCGCGCGCATCAACGACCCGCAGTGCCTGCCGGGCTGGCTGTCCACCACCGCCCGGCGGGAGGCGCTGGCCATCCTCCGCGCGCAGCAGCGGGCCGTGCCGAGCGAGGACGTCGCGGACCGCGTCGCCCCCGACGACCGGGACATGGCGACGGCGCTGATGGAGGAGGAGCTGCGCCTGGCCCTGGACCGGGCGGTCGAGACGCTGCCGGAGACCCAGCGCCGGATCGTGCGGGCGCTGCTCCGGGAGCCGGAGTCCTACGACGCGCTCAGCCAGGAGCTGGGTATCCCGCGGGGCAGCCTCGGGCCCCTGCGGGGCCGGGCGGTCAAGGCCCTCCGGGCGCAGCTGGAGCCGAGCCTGCGCTGA
- a CDS encoding helix-turn-helix transcriptional regulator gives MIGVGVPYIGRADHRATVAAAFAEPGHIVVICGEAGVGKSSLVAAERPGAVTEVIEGACLQLAGQPLPLAALEMIFDARGGWPDAPDVAEQSAEERLRAIRRWADALAPAGSASATTLVIDDLQWADETTCDFLVYLACTARRRGLSLVLTLRDDENPHVGRVQEAVAELTRLPGATCMELQRLDREETRQLVAALTGNETVDADAWYEQTQGHPYLLGELVKDPGSRRVTDMLLARVRTLGPDASVLVRAAAVFGLWVSDEHLYRASDLAPERYGAAVREAVHAGVLVVQGADYAFRHSLMCEAVLAQLLPFERRDLHGKAARALAQDRADDVVTAAAVSVHWEAAGASGQAAEWSLRAARATRRLNAYAESWAHYRRTLEFGPGGDGDLELALEAAGVARLAGDPTAAVALLERALEDRGIPATERASALERLGCFLWEAGQTSRSQAAYAEAASALGPEVTACHAQVWGAQARAAFIMAEFDDAVRYAERSVAAARDKGTTAVLADALTTRGAAATFRGDASGLDVLREGVRLARDVDDRAVLCRSYANLVIAYEYSGMPAEACAAALEGLRILPEYGLELAVGSALACNATNMLRRRGQYRRCEEVLAELLDGRVVQGQGLHLHLERAELRLALGDTAGARASLAAADPLRDVDEPTVIAAIGTVTAALLAQEDDRAGCHRVVVQALERLAHTQDKAFRTELLVIGLRNEADRRGPVPGRTDAAAESRLAELAAELDRVAPATDEDMGHAADHRTARNELARARGEATAEEWAAAVDLWRAADRPLEEAYCLFRQAECHVAEKRRDRASAAASSARGIAERLGAAPLLGEIDALLGRSRLSPAPTPRTPAEDRPYGLTEREREVLELLGTGATNRQIARSLFISERTVGVHVSRVLHKLQVSNRGQAAALAARVTR, from the coding sequence GTGATCGGGGTGGGGGTCCCCTACATCGGGCGGGCGGACCATCGGGCGACCGTCGCTGCGGCGTTCGCCGAGCCGGGGCACATCGTGGTGATCTGCGGCGAGGCCGGCGTCGGCAAGTCCTCCCTCGTGGCGGCTGAGCGACCCGGTGCGGTCACCGAGGTCATCGAGGGCGCCTGCCTCCAGCTGGCCGGTCAGCCCCTGCCGCTGGCGGCCCTCGAGATGATCTTCGACGCGCGGGGCGGCTGGCCCGACGCGCCGGACGTGGCGGAGCAGTCGGCCGAGGAACGGCTGCGGGCCATCCGGCGCTGGGCCGACGCCCTGGCGCCTGCCGGGTCCGCGTCGGCGACCACGCTCGTGATCGACGACCTGCAGTGGGCCGACGAGACGACGTGCGACTTCCTCGTCTACCTCGCGTGCACGGCGCGACGCCGGGGGCTCAGCCTGGTGCTCACCCTCCGCGACGACGAGAACCCGCACGTGGGGCGGGTGCAGGAGGCCGTCGCCGAACTGACCCGGCTCCCGGGTGCCACCTGCATGGAGCTGCAGCGGCTCGACCGCGAGGAGACCCGGCAGCTGGTCGCCGCGCTGACCGGGAACGAGACCGTGGACGCCGACGCCTGGTACGAGCAGACCCAGGGCCATCCCTACCTCCTGGGTGAGCTGGTGAAGGACCCTGGCTCGCGTCGGGTCACGGACATGCTGCTGGCGAGGGTGCGCACGCTGGGACCCGACGCGTCCGTGCTGGTCCGGGCGGCCGCCGTCTTCGGGCTGTGGGTGTCCGACGAGCACCTGTACCGGGCATCGGACCTGGCACCCGAGCGCTACGGGGCCGCCGTCCGCGAGGCGGTCCACGCCGGCGTGCTCGTCGTCCAGGGGGCGGACTACGCGTTCCGGCACAGCCTGATGTGCGAGGCGGTGCTCGCCCAGCTCCTCCCGTTCGAGCGGCGCGACCTGCACGGGAAGGCCGCCCGGGCCCTGGCTCAGGACCGCGCCGACGACGTCGTGACGGCGGCGGCCGTGAGCGTGCACTGGGAGGCGGCCGGCGCCTCCGGGCAGGCCGCGGAGTGGAGCCTGCGGGCGGCCCGCGCCACGCGACGGCTCAACGCCTACGCCGAGTCCTGGGCCCACTATCGGCGGACCCTCGAGTTCGGGCCGGGCGGGGACGGCGACCTGGAGCTGGCCCTCGAGGCGGCCGGTGTCGCACGGCTGGCCGGCGACCCCACCGCGGCCGTCGCCCTCCTCGAGAGAGCGCTGGAGGACAGGGGCATCCCGGCCACCGAGCGGGCGAGCGCCCTCGAGCGGCTGGGCTGCTTCCTGTGGGAGGCCGGTCAGACGAGCCGCAGCCAGGCCGCCTACGCCGAAGCGGCCTCGGCGCTCGGCCCGGAGGTGACGGCCTGCCACGCCCAGGTGTGGGGAGCCCAGGCCCGGGCGGCCTTCATCATGGCCGAGTTCGACGACGCCGTCCGGTACGCGGAGCGGTCGGTCGCCGCCGCGCGGGACAAGGGGACGACGGCGGTCCTGGCGGACGCGCTCACGACCCGCGGAGCCGCCGCGACGTTCCGGGGGGACGCCTCGGGTCTCGACGTGCTCCGGGAAGGGGTGCGGCTGGCGCGCGACGTCGACGACCGGGCCGTCCTCTGCCGCAGCTACGCGAACCTGGTCATCGCCTACGAGTACTCGGGGATGCCGGCGGAGGCGTGCGCCGCCGCCCTGGAGGGGCTCCGCATCCTGCCGGAGTACGGACTGGAGCTGGCCGTGGGCTCCGCCCTCGCCTGCAACGCGACCAACATGCTCCGCCGGCGCGGCCAGTACCGGCGCTGCGAGGAGGTCCTCGCCGAGCTCCTCGACGGACGGGTCGTCCAGGGGCAGGGGCTGCACCTGCATCTCGAACGCGCCGAGCTGCGCCTGGCCCTGGGTGACACCGCGGGTGCGCGGGCCAGCCTGGCCGCCGCCGACCCGTTGCGCGACGTGGACGAACCCACCGTCATCGCGGCCATCGGCACCGTCACCGCGGCGCTGCTCGCGCAGGAGGACGATCGTGCGGGATGCCACCGGGTCGTGGTGCAGGCGCTCGAGCGACTGGCGCACACGCAGGACAAGGCCTTCCGGACCGAGCTCCTGGTCATCGGGCTGCGCAACGAGGCCGACCGGCGCGGACCGGTCCCTGGGCGGACCGATGCAGCTGCCGAGTCGCGGCTCGCGGAGCTGGCCGCCGAGCTCGACCGTGTCGCGCCGGCGACCGACGAGGACATGGGGCACGCGGCCGACCACCGGACGGCCAGGAACGAGCTCGCCAGGGCCCGGGGCGAGGCGACGGCGGAGGAGTGGGCCGCGGCGGTGGATCTCTGGCGTGCAGCCGACCGGCCCCTGGAGGAGGCGTACTGCCTGTTTCGCCAGGCCGAGTGCCACGTGGCCGAGAAGCGGCGCGACCGTGCGTCCGCCGCGGCGTCGTCCGCACGCGGGATCGCCGAGCGGCTCGGTGCGGCGCCCCTGCTCGGTGAGATCGACGCGCTGCTCGGTCGCTCGCGGCTGTCCCCGGCGCCTACGCCACGCACGCCGGCCGAGGACCGCCCCTACGGACTCACCGAGCGGGAGCGCGAGGTGCTGGAACTGCTCGGCACCGGCGCGACCAACCGGCAGATCGCCCGCAGTCTGTTCATCAGCGAGCGCACGGTCGGCGTCCACGTGTCCCGTGTCCTGCACAAGCTCCAGGTCAGCAACCGTGGACAAGCAGCGGCACTCGCCGCAAGAGTGACGCGGTAG
- a CDS encoding YciI family protein, with the protein MAKYLLLKHYRGAPAAVNDVPMDQWTPDEVSAHVQYMQDFAARLEDTGEFVDGQALSPEGTFVRYDGEGRPPVTDGPFAETKDLIAGWMVIDVETYDRALELAGELSAAPGAGGKPIHEWLEVRPFLGAPPTITE; encoded by the coding sequence ATGGCCAAGTACCTGCTGCTCAAGCACTACCGGGGGGCACCGGCGGCGGTCAACGACGTGCCGATGGACCAGTGGACGCCGGACGAGGTCTCGGCCCACGTGCAGTACATGCAGGACTTCGCCGCCCGGCTCGAGGACACCGGTGAGTTCGTCGACGGTCAGGCGCTCTCCCCGGAGGGCACGTTCGTCCGCTACGACGGCGAGGGGCGGCCGCCGGTCACCGACGGCCCGTTCGCCGAGACCAAGGACCTGATCGCCGGCTGGATGGTGATCGACGTCGAGACCTACGACCGGGCGCTCGAGCTGGCCGGCGAGCTGTCCGCGGCTCCCGGTGCGGGCGGCAAGCCCATCCACGAGTGGCTCGAGGTGCGCCCGTTCCTGGGCGCGCCGCCGACCATCACGGAGTGA
- a CDS encoding RNA polymerase sigma factor, which produces MVDEDLLRTLTPTVIGILGRRGASWTAAEDAVQDALVEAVRVWRDAPPRDPKGWLVTVAWRKYLDAVRADTSRRRREVLVDEEPEPGPAEVVDDTLQLYFLCAHPSLTPASAVALTLRAVGGLTTRQIAQAYLVPEATMAQRISRAKRTVSDVRFDQPGNVGTVLRVLYLVFNEGYSGDVDLAAEAIRLTRELAARTDSEEVAGLLALMLLHHARRPARTRPDGGLVPLAEQDRARWDTRLIAEGVDVLQAALARDRLGEFQAQAAIAALHADARTAEETDWVQIVEWYDELVRLTDSPVARLNRAVAVGEADGPRVGLAALADLDPALPRHAAVAAYLHERNGDPVTAARLYAEAARSAPNLPERDHLTRQAARLNAELRSCP; this is translated from the coding sequence ATGGTGGACGAGGACCTGCTGCGGACCCTCACCCCCACCGTGATCGGGATCCTCGGCCGCCGCGGAGCCTCCTGGACTGCGGCCGAGGACGCCGTGCAGGACGCCCTGGTCGAGGCCGTCCGGGTGTGGCGTGACGCCCCACCGCGGGACCCGAAGGGGTGGCTCGTCACCGTGGCATGGCGCAAGTACCTCGACGCCGTCCGCGCCGACACCTCGCGACGACGGCGTGAGGTCCTCGTCGACGAGGAGCCGGAGCCCGGGCCGGCCGAGGTGGTGGACGACACGCTCCAGCTCTACTTCCTGTGCGCCCACCCCTCCCTGACGCCGGCCTCGGCGGTCGCGCTCACGCTGCGTGCCGTCGGTGGCCTGACCACGCGGCAGATCGCGCAGGCCTACCTCGTGCCGGAGGCGACCATGGCCCAGCGCATCAGCCGGGCGAAGCGGACCGTCTCCGATGTCCGGTTCGACCAGCCCGGCAACGTCGGCACGGTGCTGCGCGTCCTGTACCTGGTCTTCAACGAGGGCTACTCCGGCGACGTCGACCTCGCCGCCGAGGCGATCCGGCTCACCCGGGAGCTGGCGGCCAGGACCGACTCCGAGGAGGTGGCCGGCCTACTCGCCCTCATGCTGCTCCACCACGCGCGGCGCCCGGCACGAACCCGTCCGGACGGCGGCCTCGTGCCCCTCGCCGAGCAGGACCGCGCCCGGTGGGACACCCGGCTGATCGCCGAGGGCGTCGACGTCCTCCAGGCCGCCCTCGCCCGCGACCGCCTGGGCGAGTTCCAGGCCCAGGCGGCCATCGCCGCGCTCCACGCCGACGCCCGGACCGCCGAGGAGACCGACTGGGTGCAGATCGTCGAGTGGTACGACGAGCTGGTGCGCCTCACCGACAGCCCGGTGGCCCGCCTCAACCGGGCCGTCGCGGTCGGCGAGGCCGACGGCCCGCGGGTCGGTCTGGCCGCCCTGGCGGATCTCGACCCCGCCCTGCCACGCCACGCCGCCGTCGCCGCGTACCTGCACGAGCGGAACGGCGACCCGGTGACCGCAGCGCGGCTCTACGCCGAAGCCGCCCGATCGGCACCCAACCTTCCCGAACGCGACCATCTGACGCGGCAGGCCGCACGGCTCAACGCGGAACTGCGCTCATGCCCGTGA
- a CDS encoding universal stress protein, translated as MTTSTPITPLGRPAPGTPGNSENREVLVGVDGSEIGLGAVRWAVREAARRGAPLRIVHAAPYLSSPGSGGAPPPELHRARRITAQAYTVARHTDPGVPTSTEVVPGDPTSALLRGAAAGQLVVLGSSTTGAADELVLASVAVRVAARSPQPVVVVPRRRSDDAGHRPVVAVLGVGDRDDDEAVAAFAADAAQRAGGGLTVLQTRSPKRPAVASWVDDDEEWQRRYPELHISRSDLPAPRADQLLGATCPAPLLVISAGSGSLLHRNLDGPHRWLLRHCTSPMALVPPVHRPSEEPREEIIALG; from the coding sequence GTGACGACCTCGACCCCCATCACCCCACTCGGCCGGCCCGCTCCGGGAACCCCGGGAAACAGCGAGAACCGCGAGGTGCTGGTCGGGGTGGACGGGTCGGAGATCGGACTTGGTGCCGTCCGCTGGGCGGTGCGCGAGGCTGCCCGGCGCGGCGCGCCGCTGCGGATCGTGCACGCCGCCCCCTACCTGAGCTCCCCGGGCAGCGGCGGCGCCCCGCCGCCCGAGCTCCACCGGGCCCGGCGCATCACTGCTCAGGCCTACACCGTGGCGCGACACACCGATCCCGGCGTCCCGACGTCCACGGAAGTCGTGCCCGGAGACCCCACCAGCGCGCTGCTCCGCGGGGCAGCGGCGGGTCAGCTCGTCGTCCTCGGCAGCTCGACGACCGGCGCTGCCGACGAGCTCGTGCTCGCCTCCGTCGCCGTCCGCGTCGCCGCCCGGTCGCCGCAGCCGGTGGTCGTGGTCCCCCGCCGCCGATCCGACGACGCCGGGCACCGCCCCGTCGTCGCGGTCCTGGGCGTGGGCGACCGGGACGACGACGAGGCCGTGGCCGCCTTCGCCGCCGACGCCGCCCAGCGCGCCGGCGGCGGCCTGACCGTGCTCCAGACGCGATCTCCGAAACGCCCCGCGGTGGCCAGCTGGGTCGACGACGACGAGGAGTGGCAGCGGCGGTACCCGGAACTGCACATCTCCCGCAGCGACCTGCCCGCGCCCCGCGCCGACCAGCTCCTCGGCGCCACCTGCCCGGCACCGCTCCTGGTCATCAGCGCGGGCAGCGGCAGCCTGCTGCACCGCAACCTGGACGGCCCGCACCGCTGGCTGCTGCGGCACTGCACGTCGCCGATGGCGCTGGTCCCCCCGGTCCACCGCCCGAGTGAGGAGCCGCGCGAGGAGATCATCGCGCTCGGCTGA